One Eurosta solidaginis isolate ZX-2024a chromosome 5, ASM4086904v1, whole genome shotgun sequence DNA segment encodes these proteins:
- the LOC137253477 gene encoding uncharacterized protein has protein sequence MKYKNNRGTILQLQFRTFLVQTICEIFSAQKLF, from the coding sequence atgaaatacaaaaacaatCGTGGCACGATACTACAGTTACAGTTTAGAACTTTTCTTGTGCAAACAATCTGTGAAATTTTTAgtgctcaaaaattattttaa